In Comamonadaceae bacterium OS-1, a single window of DNA contains:
- the qseB_2 gene encoding transcriptional regulatory protein QseB, with product MRILLAEDDSLLGDGLRAGLRQLGFQVDWVRDGLAAERELATGTYAAAVLDLGLPLQDGLVVLKNLRQCGVSTPVLVLTARDTVPERIRGLDLGADDYVVKPVDLHELGARLRSLVRRAHGQLQEHLSSGPVQLDPAARQVRVHGETVALSLREFDVLHTLMRHAGRVLSREQLQQQMYSWGQEVESNAIEVHIHHLRRKLAVDVVQTVRGVGYTVQRDPA from the coding sequence ATGCGCATCCTGTTGGCAGAAGATGATTCCCTGTTGGGCGACGGCCTGCGCGCCGGTTTGCGGCAATTGGGCTTCCAGGTGGATTGGGTGCGTGACGGCCTGGCGGCCGAGCGCGAACTGGCCACCGGCACCTATGCGGCAGCGGTACTGGACCTGGGCCTGCCGCTGCAGGACGGTCTGGTGGTGCTGAAAAACCTGCGCCAGTGCGGTGTTTCCACCCCGGTGCTGGTGCTCACGGCCCGCGACACCGTACCCGAGCGCATCCGTGGCCTGGACCTGGGCGCTGACGACTACGTGGTCAAACCGGTGGACCTGCACGAGCTGGGCGCACGCCTGCGCAGCCTGGTGCGGCGCGCCCATGGCCAGTTGCAAGAGCACTTGAGCAGCGGCCCGGTGCAACTGGACCCGGCGGCGCGGCAGGTGCGGGTGCACGGCGAGACCGTGGCCTTGTCCCTGCGGGAATTCGATGTCTTGCACACCCTGATGCGCCATGCGGGCCGCGTACTGTCGCGCGAGCAGTTGCAGCAGCAGATGTACAGCTGGGGGCAAGAGGTGGAGAGCAACGCCATCGAAGTGCACATCCACCACCTGCGGCGCAAGCTGGCGGTGGACGTGGTGCAGACCGTGCGCGGCGTGGGCTACACCGTGCAGCGCGACCCGGCATGA
- the qseC_3 gene encoding sensor protein QseC, with amino-acid sequence MKGRSLQTRLLAGVLGLVMVVWLGAAVATWFDARHELDELLDSHLAQAASLLVAQQIAPDDDDDAAMDTPTAYRYAPHVAFQVFHAGALVVRSANAPAAPMAPLVAGFSTVRMPQGHEWRVFASFHRARDVYVLVGEETAARGEILRAILRSLLLPLAFALPLLALGGWWAVRQGLQPLRQLSQVLGLRQPQALEAVHIADLPPEMRPMVQALNGLLERIARMRESERRFTADAAHELRTPMAAIRAQAQVALGAGADADQRQHALRATLEGCDRATRLVEQLLTLARLEATGTTPSDTLDLCAVARSTAADLAPAALQRQQTLELDADTACSVPGDAVLAGVLVRNLVDNALRYSPPGARIQIRVAQEGGQTLLQVEDSGPGMAEADMAHLGERFYRPLGQEPPGSGLGWSIVQRVAEVLGAQVQVGRSARLGGLAVAVRWSPGRV; translated from the coding sequence ATGAAAGGCCGTTCGCTACAAACCCGCCTGTTGGCCGGGGTGCTGGGGCTGGTGATGGTGGTGTGGCTGGGGGCTGCGGTGGCCACCTGGTTCGATGCCCGCCACGAACTCGACGAGCTGCTCGACAGCCACCTGGCCCAGGCTGCCTCTTTGCTGGTGGCGCAGCAGATCGCACCGGACGATGACGATGATGCCGCCATGGACACGCCGACGGCCTACCGCTATGCCCCGCATGTGGCCTTCCAGGTGTTCCACGCGGGCGCGTTGGTGGTCCGCTCCGCCAATGCACCCGCCGCACCCATGGCCCCTTTGGTGGCAGGGTTCAGCACGGTGCGGATGCCGCAGGGCCACGAGTGGCGGGTGTTTGCCAGCTTCCACCGCGCGCGCGACGTGTACGTGCTGGTGGGCGAGGAGACGGCGGCCCGCGGCGAGATATTGCGGGCTATTTTGCGCAGCCTGCTGCTGCCGCTGGCCTTTGCCCTGCCGCTGCTGGCGCTGGGCGGCTGGTGGGCCGTGCGCCAAGGCTTGCAGCCGCTGCGCCAGCTCAGCCAGGTGCTGGGCCTGCGCCAGCCGCAGGCCCTGGAGGCTGTGCACATCGCCGACCTGCCGCCCGAAATGCGGCCCATGGTGCAGGCCTTGAACGGCCTGCTGGAGCGCATTGCCCGCATGCGGGAATCCGAGCGCCGCTTCACCGCCGATGCCGCCCACGAACTGCGCACCCCGATGGCCGCCATCCGCGCCCAGGCCCAGGTGGCGCTGGGTGCCGGGGCCGATGCCGACCAGCGCCAGCACGCGCTGCGCGCCACCCTGGAAGGCTGTGACCGTGCCACCCGGTTGGTCGAGCAGCTGCTGACCCTGGCGCGCCTGGAAGCCACTGGCACCACGCCCAGCGACACGCTGGACCTGTGCGCCGTGGCCCGCAGCACCGCCGCCGACCTGGCACCCGCCGCGCTGCAGCGCCAGCAAACCCTGGAGCTGGATGCCGACACCGCCTGCAGCGTGCCGGGCGATGCGGTGCTGGCCGGGGTGCTGGTGCGCAACCTGGTGGACAACGCCTTGCGCTACAGCCCGCCGGGGGCCCGTATCCAGATCCGCGTAGCGCAGGAGGGTGGGCAGACCCTGCTGCAGGTGGAAGACAGCGGCCCGGGCATGGCCGAGGCCGATATGGCCCACCTGGGCGAGCGTTTTTACCGGCCCCTGGGCCAGGAACCGCCCGGCAGCGGCCTGGGCTGGTCCATCGTCCAGCGCGTGGCCGAAGTGCTGGGCGCGCAGGTGCAGGTGGGCCGATCGGCGCGCCTGGGCGGGCTGGCGGTGGCGGTTCGCTGGTCGCCGGGCCGGGTCTGA
- the ilvE gene encoding branched-chain-amino-acid aminotransferase, protein MSPLPPSMSDRDGKIWMDGQMVEWRDAKIHVLTHTLHYGCGAFEGVRAYNTVNGTAIFRLQEHTERLFNSAKILRMQIPFTQQEVNDAQCAVIRENKLESGYLRPLTWIGDKKLGVSPKGNTIHLMVAAWPWGAYLGEEGMKRGIRVKISSYTRHHVNITMTQAKAVSNYTNSILANMEAVDDGYDEAMLLDTSGFVSEGAGENLFVVKGGVVYTPDLSAGALNGITRNTVFHICKDLGLEVVQKRITRDEVYIADEAFFTGTAAEVTPIRELDRIELGRDDYVGSRGPITEKIQAAFFDIVNGRNPKYAHWLTKV, encoded by the coding sequence ATGTCCCCGCTACCCCCTTCGATGTCCGACCGCGACGGCAAAATCTGGATGGACGGCCAGATGGTCGAGTGGCGCGATGCCAAGATCCACGTGCTCACGCACACCCTGCACTACGGCTGCGGCGCGTTCGAAGGCGTGCGGGCCTACAACACCGTCAATGGCACGGCCATCTTCCGCCTGCAGGAGCACACCGAGCGCCTGTTCAACAGCGCCAAGATCCTGCGCATGCAGATCCCCTTCACCCAGCAAGAGGTGAACGACGCGCAATGCGCCGTGATCCGCGAAAACAAGCTCGAATCCGGCTACCTGCGCCCGCTGACCTGGATCGGCGACAAGAAGCTGGGCGTGTCGCCCAAGGGCAACACCATCCACCTGATGGTCGCCGCTTGGCCCTGGGGTGCCTACCTGGGCGAAGAGGGCATGAAGCGCGGCATCCGCGTAAAGATCTCCAGCTACACCCGCCACCACGTCAACATCACCATGACCCAGGCCAAGGCGGTGAGCAACTACACCAACTCCATCCTGGCCAACATGGAAGCCGTGGACGACGGTTACGACGAAGCCATGCTGCTCGATACCAGCGGTTTTGTGTCCGAAGGCGCGGGCGAAAACCTGTTTGTGGTCAAGGGCGGCGTGGTCTACACCCCCGACCTGTCGGCCGGTGCGCTCAACGGCATCACCCGCAACACCGTGTTCCACATCTGCAAGGACCTGGGCCTGGAAGTGGTGCAAAAGCGCATCACCCGCGACGAGGTCTACATCGCCGACGAAGCCTTCTTCACCGGCACCGCCGCCGAAGTCACGCCCATCCGCGAACTCGACCGTATCGAGCTGGGCCGCGACGACTACGTCGGCAGCCGCGGCCCGATCACCGAAAAAATCCAAGCCGCCTTCTTTGACATCGTCAACGGCCGCAATCCCAAGTACGCCCACTGGCTCACGAAAGTCTGA
- the rfaF gene encoding ADP-heptose--LPS heptosyltransferase 2, with protein sequence MNTSAVATNSLVIAPQWIGDAVMTEPLMRRLQARGERLTVGALPWVAPVYRAMPQVAEVVEFPFQHGGLQWQARRAMAAQLQGRFDAAYVMPNSLKSALIPFLARIPRRVGYFGEARIGLLTERLKNPPRTERPPMVAFYSALSGETGLDSDRPRLQLEPRVVAQSLDDLGLQPGGYAVFAPGAEYGPAKRWPAAHFAALARQLEVPVVLLGSGKERALCEEIAAPVNAARPGWALNFAGKTTLEQALSAIAVTKTIVSNDSGLMHVAAAFGVPQVAIFGSSSPLHTPPLNPLAQVLWLKNDAAYQPPLDCAPCFQRDCPLGHTRCLVDVTPQRVLAALA encoded by the coding sequence GTGAACACTTCGGCGGTGGCCACTAACTCCCTGGTCATCGCCCCCCAGTGGATTGGGGATGCGGTGATGACCGAGCCGCTGATGCGCCGCCTGCAGGCGCGGGGCGAGCGGCTCACCGTGGGCGCACTGCCCTGGGTGGCGCCGGTGTACCGGGCCATGCCGCAGGTGGCCGAGGTGGTGGAATTTCCGTTCCAGCACGGTGGCCTGCAGTGGCAGGCGCGGCGGGCCATGGCGGCGCAGCTCCAGGGCCGCTTCGACGCGGCCTATGTGATGCCCAACTCGCTGAAAAGCGCGCTGATTCCGTTTCTGGCGCGCATCCCGCGCCGCGTGGGCTACTTCGGTGAGGCCCGCATCGGCCTGCTGACCGAGCGGCTGAAGAATCCGCCGCGCACCGAGCGTCCGCCGATGGTGGCGTTCTATTCCGCACTCAGCGGTGAAACCGGTCTGGACAGCGACCGCCCCCGCTTGCAGTTGGAGCCGCGGGTGGTGGCGCAGTCGCTGGACGACCTGGGCCTGCAGCCGGGCGGCTACGCGGTGTTTGCGCCGGGGGCCGAGTACGGCCCGGCCAAGCGCTGGCCCGCCGCCCACTTTGCCGCGCTGGCCCGGCAGTTGGAGGTGCCGGTGGTGTTGCTGGGTTCGGGCAAGGAGCGGGCGCTGTGTGAGGAGATTGCCGCACCGGTCAACGCAGCCCGCCCCGGCTGGGCGCTGAACTTTGCAGGAAAAACCACGCTGGAGCAGGCGCTGTCGGCGATAGCAGTTACCAAAACCATAGTCAGCAACGATTCCGGCCTGATGCACGTGGCCGCCGCCTTCGGCGTGCCGCAGGTGGCCATTTTTGGCTCCAGCAGCCCGCTGCACACGCCGCCGCTGAACCCGCTGGCCCAGGTGCTGTGGCTGAAAAACGATGCCGCCTACCAGCCGCCGCTGGACTGCGCGCCCTGCTTCCAGCGCGATTGCCCGCTGGGCCACACCCGCTGCCTGGTGGACGTGACACCGCAACGGGTGCTGGCGGCCCTGGCCTGA
- the rsbQ gene encoding sigma factor SigB regulation protein RsbQ yields MDILRRNNVRVLGDSGPVLLYAHGFGCQQTMWSRITPAFADGYRQVLFDYVGSGKSELAAFDSQRYSNLQGYTQDLLEVCDALGLHSGVTLIGHSVSCNIGMLASIARPHLFERLVLLGPSPCFLNHPPDYLGGFEREDLEGLLELMDQNYIGWAQYLAPVASGEAAGAAASVPTVELSDSFCSTDPVVARAFAQTTFFADHRADLPKVTRPCLVLQHRVDALAPQSVGEYVHQHLQDSVLEVLDITGHCGHMSHPAEVVAAIRNYLPHAEPAAA; encoded by the coding sequence TTGGACATCTTGCGACGCAACAATGTGCGTGTCTTGGGCGACAGCGGCCCGGTGCTGCTGTACGCCCACGGCTTTGGCTGCCAGCAGACCATGTGGAGCCGCATCACCCCGGCGTTTGCCGACGGCTACCGGCAGGTGCTGTTCGACTACGTGGGCAGCGGCAAGTCGGAACTGGCGGCTTTCGACAGCCAGCGCTACAGCAACCTGCAGGGCTACACCCAGGACCTGTTGGAGGTCTGCGATGCGCTGGGCCTGCACAGCGGCGTGACCTTGATCGGCCATTCGGTGAGCTGCAACATCGGCATGCTGGCCTCGATTGCCCGGCCCCATCTGTTTGAACGCCTGGTGCTGCTGGGCCCCTCGCCCTGCTTTCTGAACCACCCGCCCGACTACCTGGGCGGCTTTGAGCGCGAAGACCTGGAAGGCCTGCTGGAGCTGATGGACCAAAACTACATCGGCTGGGCCCAGTACCTGGCGCCTGTGGCATCGGGCGAAGCCGCGGGTGCGGCGGCCAGCGTACCCACCGTCGAGCTCAGCGACAGCTTTTGCTCGACCGACCCGGTCGTCGCCCGCGCGTTTGCCCAGACCACCTTTTTTGCCGACCACCGGGCCGATCTGCCCAAGGTGACGCGGCCCTGCCTGGTCTTGCAGCACCGGGTGGATGCGCTGGCACCGCAGTCGGTGGGCGAATACGTGCACCAGCATCTGCAAGACAGTGTGCTGGAGGTGCTGGACATCACCGGCCATTGTGGCCACATGAGCCACCCGGCCGAGGTCGTCGCTGCGATCCGCAATTACCTGCCCCATGCAGAGCCTGCTGCCGCCTGA
- the nemA_2 gene encoding N-ethylmaleimide reductase, with protein MPSLFDPIQIGNFTAPNRILLAPLTRGRATREHVPTPMMATYYAQRATAGLIITEATGISREGMGWPYGPGIWTAPQVEAWKPVTDAVHAAGGRIHMQLWHMGRIVHPSFLGGAQPVSSSATTAPGDAHTYSGKQRYAQARPLAIDEIKRLLDDYAHAARNAMAAGFDGVQVHAANGYLIDQFLRDNSNLRDDAYGGPVENRIRLLTEVAQRVADTVGAGRTGVRLSPNGDSQGVNDSDPEALFSAAARALDNVDVAYLELREPPLNGTFGKADRAPVHPVIRKAFHGPLFLNSDYSQARAQAALDAGEADGVAFGRPFLANPDLPYRFAHGLPLNPDVPATWYSQGVEGYTDYPAAVRS; from the coding sequence ATGCCCTCTTTATTCGACCCCATCCAGATCGGCAACTTCACCGCCCCCAACCGCATCCTGCTGGCCCCGCTAACGCGCGGGCGGGCGACGCGCGAGCACGTGCCCACACCCATGATGGCCACCTACTACGCGCAGCGGGCAACGGCGGGGCTGATCATCACCGAGGCCACCGGCATCAGCCGCGAAGGCATGGGCTGGCCCTATGGCCCCGGCATCTGGACGGCCCCACAGGTCGAGGCCTGGAAGCCGGTGACCGACGCAGTGCATGCCGCGGGCGGGCGCATCCACATGCAGCTCTGGCACATGGGCCGCATCGTGCACCCCAGCTTTCTGGGCGGCGCGCAGCCGGTGTCGTCCTCGGCCACCACCGCCCCGGGCGATGCCCACACCTACAGCGGCAAGCAGCGCTATGCCCAGGCCCGGCCCCTGGCCATCGACGAAATCAAGCGCCTGCTGGACGACTACGCCCACGCTGCCCGCAACGCCATGGCGGCAGGTTTTGACGGGGTGCAGGTGCACGCCGCCAACGGCTACCTGATCGACCAGTTTTTGCGCGACAACAGCAACCTGCGCGACGATGCCTACGGTGGCCCGGTGGAAAACCGCATCCGCCTGCTGACCGAAGTGGCCCAGCGCGTGGCCGACACCGTCGGGGCCGGGCGCACCGGCGTGCGCCTGTCGCCCAACGGCGACTCGCAGGGCGTGAACGACAGCGACCCCGAAGCCCTGTTCAGCGCCGCCGCCCGTGCGCTGGACAACGTGGACGTGGCCTACCTGGAGCTGCGCGAGCCGCCGCTGAACGGCACCTTCGGCAAGGCCGACCGCGCCCCCGTGCACCCGGTGATCCGCAAGGCTTTCCATGGCCCGCTGTTCCTCAACTCCGACTACAGCCAGGCCCGCGCCCAGGCCGCACTGGACGCGGGTGAGGCCGACGGCGTAGCCTTTGGCCGCCCCTTCCTGGCCAACCCCGACCTGCCCTACCGCTTCGCCCACGGTCTGCCCCTGAACCCCGACGTGCCCGCCACCTGGTACAGCCAGGGCGTTGAGGGCTACACCGACTACCCGGCGGCTGTACGTAGCTGA
- the gpr gene encoding L-glyceraldehyde 3-phosphate reductase — MSYHAAADRYADKMQYRRTGRSGLKLPAITLGLWHNFGDTTPMATQRAMLTTAFDLGITHFDLANNYGPPYGSAESNFGEHMRRDFRPYRDELVISSKAGYDMWPGPYGQGGGGRKYVLSSLDQSLKRMGLEYVDIFYSHRFDPDTPLEETMGALATAVQQGKALYVGVSSYSAGKTREAAALLKQMGVPCLIHQPSYSLMNRWIEEDLLNALAENGMGCIAFSALAQGLLTNKYLNGIPANARINQPGGGSFKSEHLSPKNLAHVAALNDMALARGQSLAQMAIAWVLRDPRMTSALIGASRPEQIVELVGALQKLDFSAEELARIDQHAVDGGINLWKRPSTDQQLA; from the coding sequence ATGAGCTACCACGCCGCAGCCGACCGCTACGCCGACAAAATGCAGTACCGCCGCACCGGGCGCAGCGGCCTGAAGCTGCCCGCCATCACCCTGGGCCTGTGGCACAACTTTGGTGACACCACGCCGATGGCCACCCAGCGCGCCATGCTGACCACCGCCTTTGACCTGGGCATCACCCACTTCGACCTGGCCAACAACTACGGCCCGCCCTACGGCAGCGCCGAAAGCAACTTTGGCGAGCACATGCGCCGCGACTTCCGCCCCTACCGCGACGAGCTGGTGATCTCCAGCAAGGCCGGTTACGACATGTGGCCAGGCCCCTACGGCCAGGGCGGCGGCGGCCGCAAGTACGTGCTGTCCAGCCTGGACCAGAGCTTGAAGCGCATGGGCCTGGAGTATGTGGACATCTTCTACTCGCACCGTTTCGACCCCGACACCCCGCTGGAAGAAACCATGGGCGCACTGGCCACTGCCGTACAGCAGGGCAAGGCGTTGTACGTGGGTGTGTCCAGCTATTCCGCGGGCAAGACCCGCGAAGCCGCCGCGCTGCTCAAGCAGATGGGCGTGCCCTGCCTGATCCACCAGCCCTCGTACAGCCTGATGAACCGCTGGATCGAAGAAGACCTGCTCAACGCCTTGGCCGAAAATGGCATGGGCTGCATCGCCTTCAGCGCGCTGGCCCAGGGCCTGCTGACCAACAAGTACCTCAACGGCATTCCTGCCAACGCCCGCATCAACCAGCCCGGTGGCGGCTCGTTCAAGAGCGAACACCTGAGCCCGAAAAACCTGGCCCACGTCGCCGCCCTGAACGACATGGCCCTGGCGCGCGGCCAGAGCCTGGCGCAGATGGCCATCGCCTGGGTGCTGCGCGACCCGCGCATGACCTCGGCCCTGATCGGTGCCAGCCGCCCCGAGCAGATCGTGGAACTGGTGGGTGCCCTGCAGAAGCTGGACTTCAGCGCCGAAGAGCTGGCCCGCATCGACCAGCACGCGGTAGACGGCGGCATCAACCTGTGGAAGCGCCCTTCGACCGACCAGCAACTGGCCTGA
- the rstB gene encoding sensor protein RstB — protein MQPTLPNMLQRLYVRIWLAVLLAVAVLTLLVGWAWRMATDPPLRDLEVRNKSGEIIGKGTSRGLRSITRGPDGERYPHLAASAPDEPDDAEESGTTPPVADAPQGRGPEFVVLMQDGQKLLVHLPRPTRAAWLRPPFGFFWTLGLVGLAMALAMYPIIRRLTRRLESLQRSVEQWGAGDLSVRVPIHGQDEAGLLAQRFNTAAERIETLVASHKSLLQSQKSLLANASHELRSPLTRIRMGIELLGSTPSPTFKNEINRNIAELDQLVEEILLASRLDAKEADMGTVEEVDLIGLVAEECARLDAAFEVGETNETGTDDDQEQTFVVQGVAKLLRRAIRNLLENARRYTTGAVNVSLQQHGTHAVLRVFDRGPGVPAALRDRIFEPFYRLPGASETNGGVGLGLALVKSIAERHGGTVRCEGREGGGACFVIELPC, from the coding sequence ATGCAACCCACCCTCCCGAATATGCTGCAGCGGCTGTACGTCCGTATCTGGCTGGCCGTGCTGCTGGCCGTGGCGGTGCTGACGCTGCTGGTCGGCTGGGCCTGGCGCATGGCCACCGACCCGCCGCTGCGCGACCTGGAAGTGCGCAACAAATCCGGCGAGATCATTGGCAAGGGCACCTCGCGCGGGCTGCGCAGCATCACCCGCGGACCCGACGGCGAACGCTATCCCCACCTCGCCGCCAGCGCGCCCGACGAGCCGGACGATGCCGAAGAGTCCGGTACCACCCCGCCCGTCGCCGATGCGCCCCAGGGCCGCGGCCCCGAGTTTGTGGTGCTGATGCAAGACGGCCAGAAGCTGCTGGTGCACCTGCCCCGCCCCACCCGCGCCGCCTGGCTGCGCCCGCCGTTCGGCTTTTTCTGGACGCTGGGCCTGGTGGGCCTGGCCATGGCGCTGGCCATGTACCCCATCATCCGCCGCCTGACCCGGCGGCTCGAATCGCTGCAGCGCAGCGTGGAGCAATGGGGTGCGGGCGATCTGTCGGTGCGCGTGCCCATCCATGGGCAGGACGAAGCCGGTCTGCTGGCACAGCGCTTCAACACCGCAGCCGAGCGCATCGAGACCCTGGTGGCCTCGCACAAAAGCCTGCTGCAGTCGCAAAAGTCGCTGCTGGCCAATGCCTCACACGAGCTGCGCAGCCCGCTCACCCGCATCCGCATGGGCATCGAGCTGCTGGGCTCCACGCCCTCGCCCACCTTCAAAAACGAGATCAACCGCAACATCGCCGAGCTGGACCAGCTGGTCGAAGAAATCCTGCTGGCCAGCCGCCTGGATGCCAAAGAGGCCGACATGGGCACCGTCGAAGAGGTGGACCTGATCGGCCTGGTAGCCGAAGAATGCGCCCGGCTGGATGCGGCTTTCGAGGTGGGCGAAACGAACGAAACCGGCACGGACGACGACCAAGAGCAGACCTTTGTGGTCCAGGGCGTGGCCAAACTGCTGCGCCGCGCCATCCGCAACCTGCTGGAAAACGCCCGCCGCTACACCACCGGCGCAGTCAATGTCAGCCTGCAGCAGCATGGCACACACGCCGTGCTGCGCGTATTCGACCGCGGCCCCGGCGTGCCCGCCGCGCTGCGCGACCGCATCTTCGAGCCGTTTTACCGCCTGCCCGGTGCCAGCGAAACCAACGGCGGTGTCGGCCTGGGCCTGGCCCTGGTCAAGTCCATCGCCGAGCGCCACGGCGGCACGGTGCGCTGCGAAGGCCGCGAAGGCGGCGGTGCCTGCTTTGTGATTGAGCTGCCCTGCTGA
- the ompR_4 gene encoding transcriptional regulatory protein OmpR, producing MSAHLLMIEDDTRLAGMVGEYLGQSGFTVAHSPTANGGLGMLNGPSSTTRPELVILDLMLPDMDGLEVCRRIRTTSGDISQIPILMLTAKGDPLDRIIGLELGADDYLPKPFEPRELLARIRAILRRRMDGTATPHKVLQFGTLEIDRDARSVTVGGKACDLTAYQFDLLVTLAERAGRVLTRDQIMEAVRGRELEAFDRSIDVHMGRIRAAIEADPKTPRRIVTVRGAGYVFAKQQD from the coding sequence ATGAGCGCACACCTGCTAATGATTGAAGACGACACCCGCCTGGCCGGCATGGTGGGAGAGTACCTGGGCCAGTCTGGCTTCACGGTGGCGCATTCGCCCACGGCCAACGGCGGCCTGGGCATGTTGAACGGCCCGTCCAGCACCACCCGGCCCGAGCTGGTGATCCTGGACCTGATGCTGCCCGACATGGACGGCCTGGAGGTGTGCCGCCGCATCCGTACCACCTCGGGCGATATCTCGCAGATCCCGATCCTGATGCTCACCGCCAAGGGCGACCCGCTGGACCGCATCATCGGCCTGGAGCTGGGTGCCGACGACTACCTGCCCAAGCCCTTCGAGCCGCGCGAGCTGCTGGCCCGCATCCGCGCCATCCTGCGCCGGCGCATGGACGGCACGGCCACGCCGCACAAGGTGCTGCAGTTCGGCACGCTGGAGATCGACCGCGATGCGCGCTCGGTGACGGTGGGCGGCAAGGCCTGCGACCTGACCGCCTACCAGTTCGACCTGCTGGTGACCCTGGCCGAACGCGCCGGCCGGGTGCTGACCCGCGACCAGATCATGGAAGCCGTGCGGGGCCGCGAGCTCGAAGCCTTTGACCGCAGCATCGACGTGCACATGGGCCGCATCCGCGCCGCCATCGAAGCCGACCCCAAAACCCCCCGCCGCATCGTCACGGTGCGCGGTGCGGGCTACGTATTCGCCAAGCAGCAAGACTAG
- the ampG gene encoding anhydromuropeptide permease — protein MTPQPPADTVPRRKRSALEVLRELRQPKVAVMLALGFASGLPFLLTANTFGYWLRDDGTSLVAIGFISWVGFAYAFKVYWSPLVDRIDVPLLGRLGRRRGWMLLCQILVTIGLLGMAAVGTAGGLVAIGAFALLTAFASATQDIAIDAWRIESATDADEVGLMTSAAQVGYRVALLITDALIIAAAARVGWTVSYVGMAVLMLLCTTATLFASEPTRADAVLHQKPSLWTLRGLVDAIVGPFVDFFAKHKVAGLVMLLMVALYRLPDFVMGPMYNPFYHDLGLSKDTVAWVRGSFGLVATFVGIAAAGISAIRLGLLPTLVVGLVLEGFGTAAFALLSFHTGTAIFASVMALDAFAQAFAGVALVTYMSSLTSLGYTATQYAMLSSTYALLGKFLKGFSGIAVETLTPTYGLLGAYATAFVATGLTAIPPMLLLLLLWRMQGRGR, from the coding sequence ATGACCCCACAGCCACCGGCGGATACAGTTCCGCGCCGCAAACGCTCTGCGCTGGAGGTGCTGCGGGAGCTTCGGCAACCCAAGGTGGCGGTCATGCTGGCCCTGGGCTTTGCCTCGGGCCTGCCCTTTTTGCTGACCGCGAACACCTTTGGCTACTGGCTGAGGGACGACGGCACCAGTCTGGTCGCTATCGGGTTCATCTCCTGGGTCGGATTCGCCTATGCATTCAAGGTGTACTGGTCGCCGCTGGTAGACCGCATCGACGTACCACTGCTGGGCCGCCTGGGCCGCCGTCGCGGCTGGATGCTGCTGTGCCAGATTCTCGTAACCATCGGCTTGCTGGGCATGGCGGCTGTCGGAACGGCGGGCGGCCTCGTGGCCATCGGTGCCTTTGCATTGTTGACGGCTTTCGCCTCAGCCACACAGGACATTGCGATCGATGCCTGGCGCATCGAGTCGGCAACCGATGCCGACGAGGTGGGCCTGATGACCTCGGCGGCGCAGGTCGGCTACCGCGTCGCCCTGCTCATCACCGATGCCTTGATCATCGCTGCAGCGGCACGTGTGGGGTGGACGGTGTCGTACGTGGGCATGGCGGTGCTGATGTTGCTGTGCACGACCGCCACCTTGTTCGCCTCCGAGCCGACGCGCGCCGATGCAGTACTGCACCAGAAGCCCTCGCTCTGGACCCTGCGCGGCCTCGTCGATGCGATCGTCGGCCCGTTTGTCGACTTCTTTGCCAAGCACAAGGTCGCCGGACTGGTCATGCTGCTCATGGTGGCGCTGTACCGCCTGCCAGATTTCGTGATGGGGCCGATGTACAACCCGTTCTACCATGACCTGGGGCTGTCCAAGGACACGGTGGCCTGGGTGCGCGGCTCCTTTGGCCTGGTCGCCACCTTCGTCGGCATCGCGGCGGCGGGCATCAGTGCCATCCGGCTCGGCTTGTTGCCGACGCTGGTCGTAGGGCTGGTGCTCGAAGGCTTCGGCACAGCGGCATTTGCGTTGCTGAGCTTCCACACGGGTACAGCGATTTTCGCGTCGGTGATGGCACTCGACGCTTTTGCACAGGCCTTTGCGGGCGTGGCGCTGGTGACCTACATGTCGAGTCTGACCAGCCTGGGCTACACCGCCACCCAGTACGCGATGCTGTCCTCCACCTATGCCCTGCTAGGCAAGTTCCTGAAAGGATTTTCCGGGATTGCCGTCGAAACGCTCACCCCCACGTACGGGCTCCTGGGTGCCTACGCCACAGCGTTCGTGGCCACCGGCCTGACCGCCATCCCGCCCATGCTGCTGCTGCTGCTGCTGTGGCGCATGCAAGGACGCGGGCGCTAA